One window of the Alphaproteobacteria bacterium genome contains the following:
- a CDS encoding tetratricopeptide repeat protein encodes MSPRHIGSRLLVAGLVAIATVAVPASSVSAANDLEDTRIGPEAKADSPFGGYLAGHYARAVGDNRAAAEYLARAIDDDPDNADLARSAYRLKLAAGRVDEAVALARKLGGEEPNDGLAPLVLAIAAIRAGAFQEADQWLDRVPVSGMNILLRPVAKAWVRVGQGQGDQALAELETLRQSEQSKTFRLFHQALIQGLIEQPAEAEAAFRELIDDRATRSLSAVQAFANFLVRAGRRDEAVALIEEYLPRESNSALVEDARSVLDQDPPVPMVSSAAQGIGEALNGAARFMAQNGDRETATIYAQLALYLSPGLDAVHVLLGNLEESAQQWEAAIAAYRAVPPDTPFGWSARLRIAATLHRLDRTNEAMTLLRGMADERPARNDALIQLADILRSEKRWREAADAYGRAIDRAGSPVADNWGLYYSRGIAFERAKRWPEAERDFLQALELQPEQPDVLNYLGYSWVEQGLNLDRARAMLERAVELRPRDGWIIDSLGWVLFQLGDFEGAVLNLERAIALQPADPVVNEHLGDAYWRVGRKREARFQWDRALTFKPEADLVPVIQRKLREGLGEI; translated from the coding sequence ATGAGCCCACGACATATCGGATCGCGCCTGTTGGTCGCGGGCCTCGTCGCAATCGCGACGGTCGCCGTGCCGGCGTCGTCGGTGTCCGCCGCAAACGATTTGGAAGACACGCGGATCGGCCCTGAAGCAAAAGCCGATTCCCCGTTCGGCGGTTATCTCGCCGGGCACTATGCGCGCGCAGTCGGTGACAACCGGGCTGCGGCCGAATATCTGGCCCGGGCGATCGACGACGATCCCGACAACGCGGATCTTGCGCGCAGTGCCTATCGCTTGAAACTGGCGGCCGGCCGGGTTGACGAAGCGGTGGCGCTAGCCCGCAAGCTCGGCGGCGAAGAGCCGAACGACGGCTTGGCGCCCCTGGTCTTGGCAATTGCCGCGATTCGCGCGGGAGCATTCCAGGAGGCCGACCAGTGGTTGGACCGGGTTCCGGTGAGCGGCATGAACATCCTGCTTCGGCCCGTGGCCAAGGCATGGGTTCGAGTCGGGCAAGGCCAAGGCGATCAGGCGCTGGCTGAACTGGAGACGCTGCGCCAGAGCGAGCAATCCAAAACCTTTAGGCTCTTCCATCAGGCTCTGATCCAAGGGTTGATCGAACAGCCGGCCGAAGCCGAGGCCGCCTTTCGCGAGCTGATCGACGACCGGGCCACCCGCTCGCTGAGCGCGGTTCAGGCCTTCGCCAATTTCTTGGTGCGCGCCGGTCGCCGCGACGAAGCGGTGGCATTGATCGAAGAATATTTGCCGCGGGAGTCGAACAGTGCGCTGGTCGAAGACGCGCGCAGCGTCTTGGATCAAGATCCGCCCGTGCCCATGGTGTCGAGCGCGGCGCAAGGGATCGGCGAAGCGTTGAATGGCGCGGCCCGGTTCATGGCGCAAAACGGGGACCGCGAAACCGCGACGATCTATGCCCAACTCGCGCTGTATTTGAGCCCCGGCTTGGACGCGGTGCACGTGCTTCTCGGCAATCTCGAAGAGAGCGCGCAGCAATGGGAAGCGGCGATCGCGGCTTACCGCGCGGTGCCGCCCGATACGCCGTTCGGCTGGAGCGCTCGGCTGCGTATTGCGGCGACGCTGCACCGTTTGGATCGTACCAACGAAGCCATGACCCTACTACGGGGAATGGCCGATGAGAGGCCCGCGCGCAACGACGCGCTGATCCAGTTGGCAGACATCCTGCGTAGTGAAAAGCGTTGGCGCGAGGCTGCCGATGCCTACGGGCGGGCTATCGATCGTGCCGGCTCCCCCGTGGCCGACAACTGGGGCCTTTACTATTCGCGCGGCATTGCGTTCGAGCGGGCCAAGCGGTGGCCCGAGGCCGAGCGCGATTTTCTGCAAGCGCTTGAGCTGCAACCCGAACAGCCGGATGTCCTGAACTACCTGGGTTATTCGTGGGTTGAGCAGGGGCTCAATCTCGACCGGGCCAGGGCGATGCTCGAGCGGGCCGTCGAATTGCGTCCGCGCGACGGCTGGATCATCGACAGCTTGGGGTGGGTGCTTTTTCAACTGGGTGACTTCGAGGGGGCCGTGCTAAACCTCGAGCGTGCGATTGCGCTGCAGCCTGCTGATCCGGTGGTCAACGAACACCTCGGCGACGCGTATTGGCGGGTCGGGCGCAAGCGAGAAGCACGGTTTCAATGGGATCGGGCGCTGACCTTCAAGCCCGAAGCGGATTTGGTGCCGGTGATTCAGCGCAAACTCCGCGAGGGTCTGGGCGAGATCTAA
- a CDS encoding 4-(cytidine 5'-diphospho)-2-C-methyl-D-erythritol kinase, with protein MTVHEFAAAKVNLFLHVLGRRADGYHDLDSLVVFAEVGDAVELSQNDTHRLTVDGPFAQDVPIDSSNLASRAVAALGDALGRGDGVHVHLTKNLPVAAGLGGGSADAAAVLRGLARLWETGPSMAFPAVAQALGADVPVCLRSRAAQMSGIGDVVMPVDFDAPLALVLVNCGAAVATGRVFAQTHRYGAAAAPLGERTIQSWVQGQRNDLEAAAIALVPEIAQSIEFLEQQPGCTVGRMSGSGATCFGLFESMPTAESAAAAIRAVRPTWWVVAASAS; from the coding sequence ATGACGGTGCACGAGTTCGCGGCGGCCAAGGTCAATCTGTTCCTGCACGTTCTGGGTCGCCGTGCGGACGGGTACCACGATCTCGATTCGCTGGTTGTTTTTGCCGAAGTCGGCGACGCGGTCGAACTGAGCCAGAACGACACGCACCGGCTCACGGTGGACGGGCCGTTCGCTCAGGACGTTCCGATCGATTCGTCGAACCTCGCGTCCCGCGCGGTCGCCGCGCTGGGTGACGCACTTGGCCGCGGCGACGGCGTCCACGTTCATCTCACCAAGAATCTACCGGTGGCGGCCGGACTGGGCGGCGGGTCCGCCGACGCGGCGGCCGTCCTGCGCGGACTGGCCCGTCTGTGGGAGACCGGTCCGTCGATGGCGTTTCCCGCCGTTGCCCAGGCGCTGGGTGCCGACGTGCCGGTCTGTCTGCGTAGTCGTGCCGCGCAGATGTCGGGCATTGGGGACGTCGTCATGCCGGTCGATTTCGACGCGCCGTTGGCGTTGGTTTTGGTCAATTGCGGTGCGGCGGTCGCAACGGGACGAGTGTTCGCGCAGACTCACCGATACGGCGCAGCGGCAGCACCCCTTGGCGAGCGGACCATCCAATCGTGGGTCCAGGGCCAGCGCAACGACTTGGAGGCGGCTGCGATCGCGCTCGTACCGGAGATCGCGCAGAGCATCGAGTTCCTGGAGCAGCAACCTGGGTGCACTGTAGGGCGCATGAGCGGGAGCGGCGCGACATGCTTTGGATTGTTCGAGTCTATGCCGACGGCCGAGTCCGCCGCGGCCGCGATTCGCGCGGTGCGGCCAACCTGGTGGGTGGTCGCCGCGTCGGCATCATGA
- a CDS encoding YjbF family lipoprotein: MVGAIKLTAFGQPDVPISRDLVNQVPYASIAAKIGRGPRSLLVLWRTERTELHWLSADGVAIVTSGGRVVRTAGLPESIRSTIFQEPDPVSTGLHLESNRVSASREVDLAPDGVTTWTSNFRLVGPKKIAIADIDFETILVREHVKVLGTNWNIQNLFWVDPVDGFVWRSRQTIARTFPPIEIDVLKPAII, from the coding sequence GTGGTTGGCGCGATCAAACTCACCGCTTTCGGCCAACCAGATGTTCCAATTTCACGCGACCTCGTCAACCAGGTTCCTTATGCTTCGATCGCCGCCAAGATCGGCCGAGGTCCACGCTCCCTCTTGGTCCTTTGGCGCACCGAAAGAACTGAACTGCATTGGCTGTCCGCCGATGGGGTTGCCATTGTGACAAGCGGCGGTCGCGTCGTTCGGACCGCTGGTCTCCCAGAATCCATCCGCTCAACGATTTTTCAAGAGCCGGACCCTGTTTCAACTGGCCTTCACCTAGAGTCGAACCGAGTTTCAGCCTCTCGAGAAGTTGATCTGGCGCCGGATGGGGTTACGACCTGGACATCCAATTTTCGTTTGGTTGGTCCTAAAAAGATCGCAATCGCCGATATCGATTTCGAAACAATCCTGGTCCGCGAGCACGTCAAGGTGCTTGGTACGAATTGGAATATTCAGAACCTATTCTGGGTGGATCCGGTTGACGGATTCGTGTGGCGATCGCGGCAAACAATTGCGAGAACATTCCCGCCGATCGAAATAGACGTATTGAAACCAGCAATAATTTAG
- a CDS encoding SLBB domain-containing protein, whose protein sequence is MTFCLKHLLIISVLAAIVFTHGVASGQGIGDRSPVGALLESLRVLEEGGGFGGPSASDLLDDARENASKLASDRRETRVGQEVSRSFSSDELLLIGAFCRSELTEEQDHFVRTISNFSPLERDYCRRIESPSFLAGYGAFGSIPQEPTLRVGAAREDYTLGVGDELIVTVVGNSGFSRTVTVDSEGRVILPELNPIGAVGLTLDQFRRELTARVETAFVGSEALVSLGAVRSISVFVVGEVNSPGAKQLSALSTALDAINLSGGIKKTGSLRQVTIQRGSEVRWLDLYDLLFGLSDIPVVMLNHGDVIRVPGIKETVAVVGDVKRPGIFEMPEGAAAIDARTAVRLAGGTIRARGNIFSVRSTQGSGRDLITDYDRDEFEVGAGDIISVRRAEGRDLGTVELLGAVTVPGARSLSSTATVGQLLGSGGALREDSYQALAILQTVDLSTGARRYFPIDLQRVGAGLEDYSLRDQDRLIVLGVDDVRYLMTPEVHAALSDVDLEQREDFSPPQADTVGASVGASPTLGSLQGLVSQIQPSPRMAQQVSDASATTRQPAKSCESLVELERIVRESGGTRFSNATQFGVLPTRGGQQDTCRSVYEQNPNLLPFVLEHGVVVHGEVRRPGLYPVSNEVSLGGMVSLAGGATNRAYLEGVELMQFGEPGGDVTRQVVDLTSTEDAARAVANGDVIRVSRAFSDLDGGSVKLRGEFVRPGVYDIRRGERLLSVVARAGGLTAQAYSFGAVFTRESVKRAERVALQRLARELNAAVGVAAANSGIPASAIQSFAELTRAVAASPATGRVVIEADPTVLQVRPELDIVLESGDQIVIPRRPASVLVTGDVLNPGALQFVAGATPDRYIRQAGGFQQSADRQRLFVVFPNGVATPVSVNAFNFTPVKVPPGSTIVVPKDATPFSLLTVSKELASVLSQLAITAASLAVISNQ, encoded by the coding sequence ATGACGTTTTGCCTAAAACACCTCCTTATCATCTCAGTCCTTGCAGCAATTGTTTTCACTCACGGAGTTGCTTCGGGGCAAGGGATTGGTGACCGCTCTCCTGTTGGTGCCTTGCTGGAGTCACTGAGAGTCTTAGAGGAGGGAGGAGGGTTTGGGGGACCATCCGCAAGCGATCTGCTCGACGACGCACGCGAAAACGCTTCGAAGCTTGCTTCTGATCGGCGAGAGACCCGGGTAGGTCAAGAAGTTAGCCGGTCCTTTTCCTCGGACGAGTTGCTTTTGATTGGAGCATTTTGCAGATCAGAGCTGACGGAAGAGCAAGATCACTTCGTCAGGACGATATCGAATTTTTCGCCACTTGAGCGAGACTACTGCCGCCGCATCGAATCTCCCTCGTTTCTTGCTGGGTATGGCGCGTTCGGGTCTATCCCGCAGGAGCCGACTTTGAGGGTGGGCGCTGCGCGGGAGGACTACACGTTAGGCGTCGGCGACGAACTCATTGTTACGGTTGTTGGGAATTCGGGATTTTCACGGACCGTGACTGTAGACTCCGAAGGTCGGGTGATCCTTCCCGAACTTAATCCAATCGGTGCAGTTGGTCTCACGCTTGATCAGTTTCGAAGAGAATTGACGGCGAGGGTCGAAACTGCGTTCGTTGGTTCCGAGGCGCTCGTCTCTCTCGGTGCGGTCCGATCGATTTCGGTGTTCGTCGTCGGAGAAGTGAACTCGCCGGGGGCCAAGCAACTTAGCGCGCTATCAACGGCGTTGGACGCTATTAACCTTTCCGGTGGTATCAAGAAAACCGGTAGCTTGCGACAGGTGACCATTCAGCGCGGGTCGGAAGTACGTTGGCTGGACTTATACGACCTCCTGTTCGGTCTCAGCGATATCCCGGTTGTCATGTTGAACCACGGGGATGTTATTCGCGTTCCCGGGATTAAAGAAACCGTTGCCGTCGTTGGAGACGTCAAGCGACCTGGGATTTTCGAGATGCCTGAGGGCGCGGCTGCGATTGACGCGCGTACGGCCGTTCGCCTTGCTGGAGGAACAATACGGGCTCGCGGTAATATCTTCTCGGTACGCAGTACTCAGGGCTCAGGGCGCGACCTGATCACCGACTACGATCGCGACGAGTTCGAGGTAGGTGCGGGGGATATCATAAGTGTGCGCCGCGCCGAGGGGAGGGACCTTGGAACAGTCGAACTACTCGGCGCGGTAACCGTGCCTGGGGCGCGCTCGCTTTCTTCGACTGCGACGGTGGGCCAGTTGCTTGGTAGCGGCGGTGCGCTGAGAGAGGACTCCTACCAGGCACTCGCTATCTTGCAAACCGTTGACTTGAGCACCGGCGCGCGACGCTACTTTCCAATCGATTTGCAGCGAGTCGGTGCAGGGTTGGAAGACTATTCCCTGCGTGATCAGGACCGGCTCATTGTGCTCGGTGTCGATGATGTCCGCTATTTGATGACACCTGAAGTCCACGCAGCTCTTTCGGATGTCGATCTGGAACAGAGGGAGGACTTTTCGCCACCGCAAGCGGACACCGTAGGTGCTTCGGTCGGAGCCTCGCCGACTCTCGGTTCGTTGCAGGGATTGGTCTCCCAGATTCAACCTTCGCCAAGAATGGCGCAGCAGGTTAGTGATGCATCTGCGACGACGCGCCAACCTGCTAAGTCCTGCGAGAGCCTCGTTGAGCTGGAGCGTATCGTCAGAGAATCTGGGGGCACACGCTTTTCCAATGCGACGCAATTTGGCGTCTTGCCAACGAGAGGCGGCCAACAAGACACCTGCCGCTCTGTGTACGAGCAGAACCCAAATCTTTTGCCTTTCGTTCTGGAGCATGGGGTCGTCGTTCACGGGGAGGTTCGTCGACCTGGCCTATATCCAGTTTCCAATGAAGTTAGCCTTGGGGGCATGGTGTCGCTGGCGGGGGGAGCGACTAATCGTGCCTACTTAGAAGGTGTCGAACTCATGCAATTCGGTGAGCCCGGTGGAGACGTAACCCGTCAAGTTGTGGATCTAACTTCAACCGAAGATGCGGCACGCGCCGTGGCTAACGGAGATGTTATCCGCGTTAGTCGTGCTTTCAGCGATCTTGATGGAGGTTCCGTCAAATTGAGGGGCGAGTTTGTTCGACCGGGTGTTTACGATATTCGACGCGGCGAGCGTCTGTTGTCGGTCGTGGCGAGAGCGGGGGGGCTCACCGCTCAGGCGTATTCTTTTGGCGCAGTTTTTACTCGCGAGAGCGTCAAACGGGCGGAGCGCGTAGCACTCCAACGCCTGGCGCGCGAACTGAATGCCGCGGTGGGCGTCGCCGCCGCCAATAGCGGGATTCCTGCGTCGGCGATTCAATCATTCGCGGAGTTGACGCGCGCTGTTGCTGCGTCTCCAGCAACCGGTCGGGTCGTGATAGAGGCCGACCCAACCGTACTTCAAGTGCGACCGGAACTTGACATTGTCTTAGAGTCCGGGGATCAGATTGTCATCCCACGTCGACCGGCGTCGGTGCTCGTGACCGGAGATGTATTGAATCCAGGCGCATTGCAGTTCGTCGCCGGCGCAACTCCGGACCGGTACATCCGTCAGGCTGGCGGATTTCAACAATCTGCAGACAGACAACGCCTTTTCGTTGTTTTCCCCAACGGTGTTGCCACCCCGGTGTCGGTGAATGCGTTTAACTTCACGCCTGTCAAAGTACCGCCCGGCAGTACCATCGTTGTGCCGAAAGACGCAACGCCGTTCAGCCTGCTCACTGTGTCTAAAGAACTTGCATCCGTTCTTAGCCAACTTGCCATCACAGCCGCGTCTCTCGCAGTAATCAGCAACCAATAG
- a CDS encoding YjbH domain-containing protein has product MPPVLGQSPEWEPSASDFGGVGLFQTRTARFWRDGQADVAFSRVFPYDRYNLSLQALPWLEATFRYTSILNRSFDGGSSVFSGSSFKDRAFDAKALLLRETRFRPQIAVGFQDVLGTGLFAGEYIVASKRWFDFDVSAGLGWGYLAGTSEIRNPLISLSDGFKSRVNTASQGGQPTVGAWFSGANIGIFGGVEYQTPIKGLALKVEYDPNNYSREPINNNLPSTSQFNFGFNYRPFPWIEISTSRERGELWMVRVSLRANFNDKGIPKIDPAPPELKPRKAILAGLASTGGGPVVLPRKSQHNDANSDLNAVFADFTRQGLVLDSVSFEGGFLDINFQSNNDISGLSADDMGSLLARFVEHSFPDAQHIAVSFTGGPGAQTSRPLDQGVGVVRSVAPVSAPVSQPRSRPLPTHEIATRIFEELDEEGLAAEGFELREGEAILHFSPTKYRQTARSVGRAARVVANNVPPDIELITLVLSAAGMELSRITILRHDLEMAVSQSGSPEEVWVRAQVLPPAIDEESSNIIHNGTRFPAFDYSVGPRLRQHIGSRDGFMLYQLFLAFSGRVELAPGLSISGSVGADVTNNFNRLTVDPPASQVPRVRSFIREYLQQGQNNLIRLQTDYMFSPAPDLYARLSAGYFEDMFGGFGGEVLFRPFGSRFAGGIDLNYVRQRDFDQRFTFRDYSVATGHVNLYYDLPFKDILAQANIGRFLAGDIGAKFQFSRVFAGGVRVGAWATLTDMPFAVFGEGSFDKGFFVVIPFDLLSVRSTTRSGTFAFRPLTKDGGQLLGIVPRLYDVTAGGNLDNVSKDWDRLLD; this is encoded by the coding sequence GTGCCACCCGTTTTGGGCCAAAGCCCTGAGTGGGAACCCTCTGCCAGCGATTTTGGTGGAGTGGGTCTATTCCAGACTCGGACGGCAAGGTTTTGGCGCGATGGTCAGGCGGACGTCGCCTTCTCCCGAGTGTTTCCTTACGATCGCTATAATCTGAGCCTCCAGGCGCTTCCCTGGTTGGAAGCCACGTTTCGATATACATCGATTCTCAATCGAAGTTTTGACGGTGGATCTAGCGTATTCAGCGGTTCGTCATTTAAGGACCGTGCGTTTGATGCGAAGGCACTGTTGCTGCGCGAAACGCGTTTTCGCCCGCAAATAGCGGTGGGGTTTCAGGACGTATTGGGAACAGGCTTGTTTGCCGGCGAGTACATAGTCGCGAGCAAGCGATGGTTTGACTTCGATGTCTCGGCGGGCCTTGGCTGGGGTTACCTGGCTGGCACAAGCGAAATCCGAAATCCCCTAATCTCTTTGTCTGACGGGTTCAAATCTCGAGTCAATACCGCATCTCAGGGCGGTCAGCCGACGGTAGGTGCGTGGTTTTCAGGCGCTAACATCGGCATTTTTGGAGGCGTCGAATACCAAACGCCGATCAAGGGATTGGCTTTGAAGGTTGAGTACGATCCCAACAATTACAGCCGCGAGCCGATCAACAATAACCTGCCCTCGACTTCGCAGTTCAATTTTGGCTTCAACTATCGCCCGTTCCCTTGGATCGAAATTTCGACATCGCGCGAACGTGGTGAACTCTGGATGGTGCGCGTATCCCTTAGGGCGAATTTTAACGATAAAGGGATCCCGAAGATTGATCCAGCGCCGCCCGAACTAAAGCCACGGAAAGCGATCCTCGCGGGGCTAGCCTCCACCGGTGGTGGGCCAGTTGTGCTGCCGAGAAAGAGCCAACATAACGACGCAAACTCGGACTTGAACGCGGTCTTCGCTGACTTTACGAGACAAGGCTTGGTTTTAGATAGTGTCTCATTTGAGGGTGGCTTCCTCGATATAAATTTTCAGTCTAACAACGACATCTCGGGTTTGAGTGCTGACGATATGGGTAGTTTGCTCGCGAGATTCGTTGAGCATTCGTTTCCTGACGCGCAACACATCGCTGTGAGTTTTACCGGGGGCCCGGGTGCGCAAACGTCGCGACCGTTGGACCAGGGGGTCGGCGTTGTGCGATCTGTCGCACCAGTCTCGGCGCCCGTTTCTCAGCCAAGAAGCCGACCGTTGCCTACCCATGAGATTGCTACGCGGATATTTGAGGAACTCGACGAAGAAGGCCTAGCGGCTGAAGGCTTTGAGCTTCGCGAAGGTGAGGCAATTCTCCATTTTTCACCGACGAAGTACCGCCAGACTGCGCGAAGTGTCGGGCGCGCCGCCCGGGTCGTGGCAAACAATGTGCCTCCCGATATTGAGTTGATCACCCTTGTGTTGAGTGCCGCAGGGATGGAGCTATCTAGAATAACAATTCTGCGGCACGATCTCGAAATGGCTGTCTCACAAAGCGGCAGCCCTGAAGAGGTTTGGGTACGGGCACAGGTCCTTCCGCCTGCCATTGACGAAGAGTCGTCGAACATCATCCATAACGGTACAAGATTTCCAGCGTTTGACTACTCAGTCGGCCCGAGATTGCGGCAGCATATTGGGTCAAGAGATGGTTTCATGCTCTATCAGTTGTTCCTTGCATTCTCTGGGCGTGTGGAGCTAGCTCCAGGTCTCTCGATCAGCGGTTCTGTCGGCGCGGACGTCACCAATAACTTTAATCGGTTGACGGTAGATCCGCCGGCAAGTCAGGTACCTCGAGTTCGATCGTTCATCAGGGAGTACCTTCAGCAGGGCCAGAATAATCTGATACGTTTGCAGACCGATTACATGTTTTCGCCAGCACCCGATCTGTATGCTCGCCTCTCGGCAGGATACTTCGAAGATATGTTTGGGGGCTTCGGTGGAGAGGTCCTTTTCAGGCCATTTGGATCGAGGTTCGCGGGTGGCATCGACTTGAACTACGTGCGGCAGCGCGACTTCGATCAACGGTTTACATTTCGAGATTATTCGGTCGCCACCGGACATGTGAATCTCTACTACGACCTTCCATTCAAGGATATCCTAGCCCAGGCCAATATCGGTCGCTTTCTAGCGGGCGACATCGGTGCGAAATTCCAGTTTTCTCGGGTCTTCGCTGGCGGAGTTCGGGTGGGAGCCTGGGCGACCCTCACTGACATGCCATTTGCCGTATTTGGAGAGGGTAGCTTCGACAAAGGATTTTTCGTGGTCATACCGTTTGATCTGCTTTCAGTTCGCTCCACGACGCGTTCTGGGACATTTGCCTTTCGCCCGCTAACCAAAGACGGCGGTCAGCTCTTGGGGATTGTTCCGCGTTTGTATGACGTGACGGCAGGCGGAAATCTGGACAATGTCTCTAAGGACTGGGATCGACTGCTTGACTGA
- a CDS encoding glycosyltransferase family 4 protein, translating to MTDRQPDNESLSNQKKRILFVVNEAFFFLSHRRALGEALLEGGYEVHIAAPADHAWAPQEFDSAELAKIGFTMHTISLSRRGQNPLAELATIVGIFRLVQRLRPDILHLLTIKPVLYGGLIGRILGIPLVVSGFTGLGQVFSDEVGPWVRLRRWIVCLVLRLSLSGRRSLALVQNSDDQKTVADVVRNARIVVIQGSGVAVSEYPLTPIPNEQPIVMLAARLLWEKGVGVFVEAARLVKADGVSARFVLVGKTVEANPRSVPRQQLEAWVTEGVVEWWGYRDDMAATLSQCSVFCLPTIYREGVPKVLMEAASLGRPVVTSNLGGCGEIVDHGINGFTCLPSDPQAVAQHVKRLLLDRDLCRRLGMANRQVAEQRFDVKKIVKQTIDAYSGHFQLVSD from the coding sequence TTGACTGACAGACAGCCCGACAATGAATCGTTGAGTAACCAAAAGAAGCGAATCCTGTTCGTCGTCAATGAGGCGTTCTTTTTTCTCTCGCATCGGCGCGCACTTGGGGAGGCTCTTCTTGAGGGCGGGTATGAGGTCCATATCGCAGCGCCAGCCGATCACGCCTGGGCGCCCCAGGAATTCGACTCCGCCGAATTAGCCAAGATCGGCTTCACGATGCACACAATATCGCTGAGCCGCCGAGGGCAAAATCCGTTGGCGGAATTAGCAACAATCGTGGGAATCTTCCGCTTGGTGCAACGTTTGCGGCCGGACATCCTCCATTTGCTTACCATCAAACCGGTTCTCTATGGTGGGTTGATTGGGCGCATATTGGGGATCCCGCTGGTTGTGAGTGGCTTTACCGGGTTGGGTCAAGTCTTCTCGGATGAAGTCGGCCCCTGGGTACGTCTTCGCCGCTGGATAGTTTGCCTTGTTCTTCGTCTATCGCTCTCCGGTCGGCGGTCCCTAGCACTTGTCCAAAACTCTGATGATCAGAAGACGGTAGCGGACGTCGTACGGAACGCTCGGATCGTAGTAATTCAGGGATCGGGCGTAGCTGTCTCCGAGTATCCCCTTACGCCGATTCCCAACGAACAACCGATTGTAATGCTTGCAGCGCGTCTTCTGTGGGAAAAGGGCGTAGGTGTCTTCGTCGAGGCTGCGAGATTAGTCAAGGCGGACGGGGTCAGCGCCCGCTTTGTCCTTGTTGGAAAAACGGTAGAGGCAAACCCGCGCTCGGTGCCTCGTCAGCAATTGGAGGCTTGGGTAACAGAGGGAGTCGTTGAGTGGTGGGGGTACAGAGACGACATGGCGGCTACTCTTTCACAATGCAGTGTCTTTTGTTTGCCGACGATTTATCGCGAGGGCGTTCCCAAGGTATTGATGGAGGCGGCATCATTGGGCCGTCCGGTTGTCACTAGTAATCTGGGCGGATGCGGCGAAATTGTAGACCACGGTATAAACGGCTTCACCTGTCTGCCGTCAGATCCGCAAGCGGTGGCCCAACACGTGAAGCGCCTTTTACTTGACCGTGATCTTTGCCGGCGCCTCGGCATGGCCAACCGACAAGTCGCTGAGCAGAGGTTTGACGTCAAGAAAATCGTTAAGCAAACAATTGACGCCTATTCAGGTCACTTTCAATTAGTTAGTGACTAG
- a CDS encoding SDR family oxidoreductase encodes MNTTKPILVTGGAGFIGSHLCKSLVTKGQDVLCLDNFYTGSVENVAELQGHDNFRLVEHDVTKTFETSVGAIYNLACPASPIHYQRDPVQTVRTSVLGAINMLDLALQMGCRIFQASTSEVYGSPEVHPQTESYNGNVNPIGPRACYDEGKRCAETLFFDYARQFELSVRVARIFNTYGPRMQPNDGRVVSNFVMQALQGAPITIYGKGMQTRSFCYVDDMVAGLEAIMNLADPVTGPINLGNPHEITMLELAETVFRLTGTKENITYLPLPPDDPPQRQPDISLAKKCLNWEPTISLEDGLTETIAYFRQLLA; translated from the coding sequence ATGAACACAACAAAACCAATATTGGTGACTGGCGGTGCCGGCTTCATTGGGAGTCATCTATGCAAATCTCTAGTTACAAAAGGGCAGGATGTTCTTTGCCTTGATAATTTCTATACCGGGTCGGTTGAAAACGTCGCCGAGTTGCAAGGCCACGACAATTTTCGCCTGGTTGAGCACGACGTGACCAAAACATTCGAAACATCCGTCGGTGCAATTTACAATCTGGCATGCCCCGCATCGCCTATACACTACCAGCGAGACCCCGTACAGACGGTGAGGACGAGCGTTCTGGGTGCCATCAATATGTTGGACCTCGCATTGCAAATGGGATGTCGAATCTTCCAGGCATCCACAAGCGAAGTCTACGGCTCACCCGAAGTGCACCCCCAAACTGAAAGCTACAACGGGAATGTGAACCCGATCGGGCCGCGCGCTTGCTACGACGAAGGTAAACGATGTGCTGAAACCCTCTTCTTCGATTACGCGAGACAATTTGAACTTAGCGTTCGTGTTGCTCGGATCTTCAATACCTACGGCCCGAGAATGCAACCAAACGACGGTAGGGTTGTCTCGAACTTCGTGATGCAAGCGCTCCAGGGCGCTCCAATTACCATCTATGGCAAAGGCATGCAGACGCGCTCGTTCTGCTACGTCGATGACATGGTCGCTGGATTGGAGGCGATCATGAATCTCGCGGACCCCGTTACGGGTCCTATTAATCTCGGAAATCCGCACGAGATCACCATGTTGGAGCTGGCTGAAACCGTATTTCGCCTTACTGGGACAAAGGAAAATATCACCTATCTCCCGCTCCCACCGGACGATCCCCCGCAGAGACAACCGGACATTTCGCTGGCTAAGAAATGCTTGAACTGGGAACCGACTATTTCACTGGAAGACGGCCTAACCGAGACTATCGCCTATTTCAGGCAGCTTCTCGCGTAG